The following are from one region of the Amycolatopsis sp. QT-25 genome:
- a CDS encoding CbiQ family ECF transporter T component → MTSYFLPRDLHPAAWWVWALGLAVAATRTTNPWLLLTIVAVAGYVVVARRSEAPWALAFRLYLYLGVFIVAIRVFFRVVFGGAEGATILLRLPEIPLPEWAAGIRLFGDVSAESLLGGLYDGMRLAAMVICLGAANALANPKRLLKAMPPALYEVGTAVIVALSVFPQLAESVLRVRRARRLRGGSGKKKMKVLHTVLIPVLEDALSRSLQLAASMDSRGYGRAGLVAARTRLLTGTLMITGLLGVCVGVYATLDGSTPRYLAAPVLSAGVVIGLIGFWSAGKRVRRTRYRPDRWRPPEIVVAVSGIGVAAILFATSEVNPMNLNPSLLGLSWPSLSWGPLLGVLIGVLPAFLTPVPEPPYAALEETVLEKEVHA, encoded by the coding sequence ATGACGTCCTACTTCCTGCCGCGCGACCTGCATCCGGCCGCCTGGTGGGTGTGGGCGCTGGGGCTCGCCGTCGCGGCGACCCGCACGACGAACCCGTGGCTGCTGCTGACCATCGTGGCCGTCGCGGGGTACGTCGTCGTGGCCCGGCGTAGTGAAGCGCCGTGGGCCCTGGCCTTCCGGCTCTACCTGTACCTCGGCGTGTTCATCGTCGCGATCCGCGTGTTCTTCCGTGTCGTGTTCGGCGGCGCCGAGGGGGCCACGATCCTCCTGCGGCTGCCCGAGATCCCGTTGCCGGAATGGGCGGCGGGTATCCGGCTCTTCGGCGACGTGTCCGCGGAATCGTTGCTTGGCGGGCTCTACGACGGGATGCGGCTGGCGGCGATGGTGATCTGCCTCGGCGCGGCCAACGCGCTCGCGAACCCGAAACGCCTGCTCAAGGCGATGCCGCCGGCGTTGTACGAGGTGGGCACGGCGGTGATCGTCGCGCTGTCGGTGTTCCCGCAGCTCGCCGAAAGCGTGCTGCGGGTCCGGCGGGCACGCAGACTGCGCGGCGGCTCGGGCAAGAAGAAGATGAAGGTCCTGCACACCGTCCTCATCCCGGTGCTGGAGGACGCGCTTTCCCGTTCACTGCAGCTCGCCGCGTCGATGGACTCACGCGGCTACGGCCGCGCGGGACTGGTCGCGGCGCGAACGAGGCTGCTCACGGGCACGCTGATGATCACCGGCCTGCTCGGTGTCTGCGTCGGCGTTTATGCCACTTTGGACGGTTCTACGCCCCGGTACCTCGCCGCGCCGGTGCTTTCGGCGGGAGTGGTGATCGGGCTGATCGGGTTCTGGTCGGCGGGCAAGCGGGTGCGGCGCACCCGCTACCGGCCGGATCGCTGGCGCCCGCCGGAAATCGTCGTCGCCGTCAGCGGGATCGGCGTCGCGGCGATCCTGTTCGCGACGTCCGAGGTGAATCCGATGAACCTGAACCCGTCGTTGCTCGGCCTGTCCTGGCCGTCGCTGTCGTGGGGGCCGCTGCTCGGCGTCCTGATCGGCGTGCTGCCCGCGTTCCTGACCCCGGTACCCGAACCTCCCTACGCCGCACTCGAAGAGACAGTGCTCGAAAAAGAAGTGCACGCATGA
- a CDS encoding ABC transporter substrate-binding protein, whose amino-acid sequence MAVIFLIAATAPSAHAVDQGKGYPGFCRDGNGVTVVVDFQRLGGTTIVRCNPQTTRGTGLDALKGAGFQIAGVQRWGESFICRIENRPSVTENVPITGREKYRERCVETPPAQAYWSYWNASNNCAWDYSQWGVKNRDFIPGGFEGWSFSLNATTDDNPVPRIAAVRPGTESRPCVPREEAEPVTGDPGERQQPPPPGNGRPADGPQPTTGPETGAGEVLAAGPSSGALPPPKPRPSASARPKAKDPSSNVAFTGGENAEDVHALIERESGAGDWAPWAAGGAVLALCVAGFLMARRRKRAQGVR is encoded by the coding sequence GTGGCGGTGATCTTTCTGATCGCCGCCACGGCGCCGTCCGCGCACGCCGTCGACCAGGGCAAGGGGTATCCCGGGTTCTGCAGGGACGGCAACGGGGTCACCGTGGTGGTGGACTTCCAGCGACTCGGCGGCACGACCATCGTGCGCTGCAATCCGCAGACCACCCGGGGCACCGGGCTGGACGCGCTCAAGGGCGCCGGTTTCCAGATCGCCGGGGTGCAGCGCTGGGGTGAGTCGTTCATCTGCCGGATCGAGAACCGCCCTTCGGTGACCGAGAACGTCCCGATCACCGGCCGCGAGAAGTACCGGGAGCGGTGTGTCGAGACGCCCCCGGCGCAGGCCTACTGGTCCTACTGGAACGCCTCGAACAACTGCGCGTGGGACTACAGCCAGTGGGGCGTCAAGAACCGTGACTTCATCCCTGGTGGTTTCGAAGGCTGGTCGTTCTCCTTGAACGCCACGACCGACGACAACCCGGTGCCGCGGATCGCCGCGGTGCGGCCGGGCACCGAAAGCCGGCCGTGCGTGCCGCGCGAGGAGGCCGAGCCGGTCACCGGAGACCCCGGCGAACGACAGCAGCCACCGCCGCCCGGGAACGGTCGACCGGCCGACGGTCCGCAACCGACGACCGGCCCGGAAACCGGTGCGGGAGAGGTCCTGGCGGCGGGGCCCAGCTCCGGCGCGCTGCCGCCGCCCAAGCCGCGTCCGAGCGCGTCGGCCCGGCCGAAGGCGAAGGACCCGTCGTCGAACGTCGCGTTCACCGGCGGTGAGAACGCCGAGGATGTCCACGCGCTGATCGAACGCGAGTCCGGGGCCGGCGACTGGGCGCCCTGGGCCGCCGGCGGTGCCGTACTGGCATTGTGCGTGGCGGGGTTCCTGATGGCACGCAGACGCAAACGCGCGCAAGGAGTTCGATGA
- a CDS encoding flagellar hook-length control protein FliK yields the protein MKRLFAVTSVLIGLIGLSAAPANAVDTTKGYDGVCTGADATTGVTVVVDFQELDGNGGTAAPTITRCSPNAAPGTARTGIKALQDAGIAVAGTARWGLGFVCRLEGRPAATETLPLSTKPNYKEACVTTPPAGAYWGYWHADGSGSAWTYSSTGALNRTVTPGGFEGWSFSLNKSAATNPPPGVTPTAP from the coding sequence ATGAAGAGACTGTTCGCCGTGACGTCCGTCCTCATCGGACTGATCGGGCTTTCCGCCGCACCCGCGAACGCGGTCGACACCACCAAGGGGTACGACGGCGTCTGCACCGGCGCCGACGCGACCACCGGGGTCACCGTCGTGGTCGATTTCCAGGAGCTGGACGGCAATGGCGGGACCGCCGCGCCGACGATCACCCGCTGCTCGCCCAACGCGGCTCCGGGCACCGCTCGCACGGGGATCAAGGCCTTGCAGGACGCGGGAATCGCGGTCGCCGGAACCGCCCGCTGGGGGCTCGGTTTCGTCTGCCGCCTGGAAGGCCGCCCGGCCGCGACGGAGACCCTCCCGCTGTCGACCAAGCCGAACTACAAGGAGGCGTGCGTCACCACCCCGCCCGCGGGCGCGTACTGGGGTTACTGGCACGCCGACGGTTCCGGTTCCGCTTGGACCTACAGCAGCACCGGGGCGCTCAACCGCACCGTGACCCCCGGTGGCTTCGAGGGCTGGTCGTTCTCGCTGAACAAGTCGGCGGCGACCAATCCGCCGCCCGGTGTCACGCCGACCGCCCCGTGA